A genomic window from Microbacterium sp. ET2 includes:
- a CDS encoding pseudouridine synthase, whose protein sequence is MSETTEPGSEGVRLQKALANAGVASRRVAEQMIVDGRVRVNGQPVTELGSRVDPDTDLIDVDGVAVQLDQSKRYVMLNKPRGVVSSLKDDRGRPDLRTFTAAWPERLYNVGRLDADTSGLLVLTNDGALAHVLAHPSFGVTKVYVAKVEGRVTAQTIARLIRGVELEDGPIAADKARLLSSSPAEDESLVELTLHSGRNRIVRRMMAEVGHPVIELVRRQFGPLHLGTLAVGRARELTTVERGALLTLSRQENP, encoded by the coding sequence ATGAGCGAGACCACCGAACCGGGCAGCGAAGGCGTGCGCCTGCAGAAGGCGCTGGCGAACGCGGGCGTCGCGTCGCGGAGAGTCGCCGAACAGATGATCGTCGACGGGCGGGTGCGGGTCAACGGGCAGCCGGTGACCGAACTCGGCTCGCGCGTCGACCCCGACACCGATCTCATCGACGTCGACGGTGTCGCGGTTCAGCTGGATCAGTCCAAGCGCTATGTCATGCTCAACAAGCCGCGCGGGGTGGTGAGCTCTCTCAAGGACGACCGCGGCAGGCCCGACCTGCGGACCTTCACTGCAGCGTGGCCGGAGCGGCTGTACAACGTCGGCCGGTTGGACGCCGACACCAGCGGACTGCTCGTGCTGACCAATGACGGCGCGCTCGCCCACGTTCTGGCGCACCCCTCATTCGGGGTGACGAAGGTCTACGTCGCCAAGGTCGAGGGGCGCGTCACCGCGCAGACGATCGCCCGCCTCATCCGCGGTGTCGAGCTGGAGGACGGACCGATCGCCGCGGACAAGGCGCGGCTGCTGTCATCCTCTCCCGCCGAGGACGAATCCCTCGTCGAGCTCACCCTCCACTCAGGGCGCAACCGCATCGTCCGGCGCATGATGGCCGAGGTGGGGCATCCGGTGATCGAGCTGGTCCGGCGTCAGTTCGGTCCCTTGCACCTGGGAACCCTCGCCGTGGGGCGGGCGCGGGAGTTGACTACAGTGGAACGCGGTGCGCTTCTGACCCTGTCGCGCCAGGAGAACCCGTGA